Genomic window (Candidatus Desulfatibia profunda):
CACGGGCAGCCGGATGGATGAGGTTATTTTCGAGGAATTCAAAGGCACCGGCAATATGGAGATCCAGTTAGACCGCAGACTTGCCGACAAGCGGGTGTTTCCGGCAATCGATATTAAAAAGTCCGGTACCCGTAAAGAAGAACTGCTTCTGGATGAGGATACGCTGACACGTGTCTGGATCTTGAGAAAGCTTCTTTCTTCGCTGAACCCTGTTGACAGTCTGGAATTTCTGCTTGATAAAATTGAAGGGACCAAAAACAATAAAAATTTTCTTGATTCAATGAATGCCTAACTATTGAACTGGAGGTTAATATTACATGAAACCGGACATTCATCCTGAGTATGTTAAGACAATCATTAAATGTGCCTGTGGCAATGAATTGGAAGCCGGCTCGACAAAACCGGATATTCGCGTGGAGATATGTTCAAAGTGCCATCCATTTTTTACCGGCAAACAGAAGCTTGTGGACACAGCCGGCCGAATTGAGCGCTTCCGCAGGAAATATGAGAAATTTCAAAATAAAGATTCAGAATAAACAATAACAAATAACTCACAATTGAGTTTTATCGCTCAATTGGGTATACCTTACTTCATTGAAACTGGAGCGGGGAACCAAAAAGGATTTGCCACAAAGGCACAAAGGAAATGTTATTTTTTATTTTCCTTCGTGTCTTTGTGCCTTTATGGCTGGAAACAACTTTTACGGCAAAAAGCACGAATGTGATTTTAAAAGACTAGCTAAACGTCATGTATGAACAATTAAACGGTGTTGAGAATCGCTTTTCAGAGCTTGAAAGGCTTTTAAGTGATCCTAAAATTTTTCAGGATCGGGAGCTATACCGCAAGTATAGCCGGGAACATGCCGATCTTAATAAGATTGTATCGGTTTTCCGGTCGTACAAACAGACCCTGAAAGAGCTTGTTGACAGCAAGGAGCTTTTAAAAGATCAAGACCCGGCTATTAAAGAGATGGCGCGCGATGAGGTGGAGAATCTGACCTTACGGAAAAATAGCCTCGAAGATGATCTTAAGCAGCTGCTTTTGCCGAAGGATCCGAATGATAACAAAAACGTTATTATTGAAATACGCGCGGGGACTGGCGGGGAGGAAGCCACCCTGTTTGCTGGCGATCTCTTCAGGATGTACAACAGGTATGCTGAGAACAAAAACTGGAAAGTTGAAGTCATGACCCATCATCCAACCGATGTCGGCGGTTTCAAAGAGATTATCGCCATGGTTCACGGCCAGGGTTCCTACAGTTGTTTCAAATATGAAAGCGGCACCCATCGCGTTCAGCGCGTACCGGTGACCGAAGCTCAGGGACGGATACATACTTCTGCGGTTACTGTTGCGGTTCTGCCCGAAGCCGAAGAGGTCGAACTTACCATTGACTCCAGTGAGATTAAAGTTGATGTGTTTCGATCAACCGGACCGGGCGGTCAGAGTGTAAATACAACCGATTCAGCGGTGCGATTGACCCATCTGCCGACCGGAATCGTAGTTACCTGCCAGGATGAAAAGTCGCAATTGAAAAACAAGAACAAGGGAATGAAAGTTCTGCGGGCTCGTATTCTTGATCGCATGGTCAGAGAGCAGGAACAAAAAAGATCCGAAGAGCGTAAAAGTCAAATCGGAGACGGAGATAGAAGCGGCAGAATCAGGACCTATAATTTCCCTCAGGGAAGGGTTACCGATCACCGGATCGGCCTTACCCTTTATAAGCTGGAAAGTATTCTGCAGGGTGAACTTAACGAAATAATTGAAAAGCTTACCGCATACTATCAGGCCCAGGCATTGCAGAATGGAGAATCATCCTAAGCCCAGGGATACTGAATGGACCATCTTAAAGCTTCTCCAGTGGACCGCTTCCTATTTTAAATCGCGCGGTATAGACAGCCCGAGAGCCACTGCCGAAATACTCCTTGCTCATATTCTAAAATTAAGACGGATAGATTTATATTTGCGTTATGACCAACCGCTTTGCAGCGACGAACTCACGCAGTTTAAAGCCCTGATAAAACGGAGAATCGACCGGGAGCCGGTGGCCTATATTGTGGGTGTTAAAGAGTTCTGGTCCATGGATTTTACCGTTACCAGAGATGTATTGATTCCACGGCCTGAGACGGAGTGCCTGGTCGAGGCTGCCTTGCCCCTATTGCCTGACAATTCAAATCAAGATCCAGGGTTTGAGCCCAAGCGAGTG
Coding sequences:
- the rpmE gene encoding 50S ribosomal protein L31: MKPDIHPEYVKTIIKCACGNELEAGSTKPDIRVEICSKCHPFFTGKQKLVDTAGRIERFRRKYEKFQNKDSE
- the prfA gene encoding peptide chain release factor 1, encoding MYEQLNGVENRFSELERLLSDPKIFQDRELYRKYSREHADLNKIVSVFRSYKQTLKELVDSKELLKDQDPAIKEMARDEVENLTLRKNSLEDDLKQLLLPKDPNDNKNVIIEIRAGTGGEEATLFAGDLFRMYNRYAENKNWKVEVMTHHPTDVGGFKEIIAMVHGQGSYSCFKYESGTHRVQRVPVTEAQGRIHTSAVTVAVLPEAEEVELTIDSSEIKVDVFRSTGPGGQSVNTTDSAVRLTHLPTGIVVTCQDEKSQLKNKNKGMKVLRARILDRMVREQEQKRSEERKSQIGDGDRSGRIRTYNFPQGRVTDHRIGLTLYKLESILQGELNEIIEKLTAYYQAQALQNGESS